Below is a genomic region from Rouxiella chamberiensis.
TGCTGGTGCCGGGCTTCTTTACCGATATCTGCGGCCTGCTGCTGTTGCTGCCGCCGGTGCAGAAAACGCTGACGCTGAAATTGATGCCGCATCTGAATATCTATCGCCCGGGCGGTGCCGGTCCGGCGGCAGGCAATACGTTCGAGGGCGAATTCCAGCGCAGGGACGACACCCCCGAGCGTCTGGTGTCGCCGCAGGAAGAAGACCGGCAGGATCCAAAGGATCGCTAACATTGCGAGCAAAGAAAATTCAAAAAATTTTCTTTGCTCCCCTTGAATGGGCGTGTAAAGCACCCCATTAATCAAACCACGAGGTCAGGATAGACTTTCTACCTGGCGTTCAACCCAAATAATTAGATATGGACCTGCTCACAGGAGAGTTATCAATGAAAATTCGTCCATTGCATGACCGCGTTATCGTCAAGCGTAAAGAAGTTGAATCCAAATCTGCTGGCGGCATCGGTTCTGACTGGCTCTGCAGCGGGTAAATCAACCCGTGGCGAGATCCTGGCTGTTGGTCATGGTCGCATTCTGGAAAACGGTGAAGTGAAAGCGCTGGACGTGAAAGTTGGCGACATCGTCATCTTCAACGACGGTTACGGCGTGAAAGCCGAGAAGATCGACAATGAAGAAGTGTTGATCATGTCTGAAAGCGACATTCTGGCTATCGTAGAAGCCTAATCGTCTCTTCACCCATTTTCTGAACTGAACGAATTTAAGGGAAATTATAATGTCAGCTAAAGATGTAAAATTCGGTAACGACGCCCGCGTAAAAATGCTGAACGGCGTGAACATTCTTGCTAACGCAGTAAAAGTCACCTTAGGTCCTAAAGGCCGTAACGTAGTTTTGGACAAATCTTTTGGTGCGCCAACTATCACTAAAGACGGCGTTTCTGTAGCACGTGAAATCGAGCTGGAAGACAAGTTCGAAAACATGGGTGCTCAGATGGTGAAAGAAGTTGCGTCCAAAGCTAACGATGCAGCAGGCGACGGTACTACCACCGCAACGGTTCTGGCTCAGGCCATCATCACCGAAGGTCTGAAAGCTGTGGCTGCCGGCATGAACCCGATGGACGTCAAGCGCGGCATCGACAAAGCGGTTATCGCTGCGGTCGAAGAGCTGAAAGCGCTGTCTGTTCCATGTTCAGATTCCAAAGCTATCGCGCAGGTAGGGACCATTTCTGCGAACTCCGACGAAACCGTGGGCAAACTGATTGCCCAGGCTATGGAAAAAGTCGGTAAAGAAGGCGTTATCACCGTTGAAGAAGGCACCGGCCTTATCGACGAGCTGGACGTTGTCGAAGGTATGCAGTTCGACCGTGGCTACCTCTCTCCTTACTTCATCAACAAGCCGGAAACTGGCGCTGTTGAACTTGAAAGCCCGTTCATCCTGCTGGCCGACAAGAAAATCTCCAACATCCGCGAAATGCTGCCAGTGCTGGAAGCTGTTGCGAAAGCCGGTAAACCTCTGCTTATCATCGCCGAAGATGTTGAAGGCGAAGCGCTGGCAACGCTGGTGGTCAACACCATGCGCGGCATCGTGAAAGTTGCAGCAGTCAAGGCACCAGGCTTCGGTGACCGTCGTAAAGCCATGCTGCAAGACATCGCAACCCTGACTGGCGGTACCGTTATCTCCGAAGAGATCGGTATGGAGCTGGAAAAGGCAACCCTCGAAGATATGGGTCAGGCCAAGCGTGTTGTTATCAACAAAGACACCACCATCATCATCGATGGTATCGGCGACGAAACCACTATTCAGGGCCGTGTGACCCAGATTCGTCAGCAGATCGAAGAAGCGACCTCTGATTACGACAAAGAAAAACTGCAGGAGCGTGTCGCTAAACTGGCAGGCGGCGTCGCCGTTCTGAAAGTTGGTGCAGCAACTGAAGTTGAAATGAAAGAGAAGAAAGCACGCGTTGAAGATGCCCTGCACGCGACCCGTGCTGCGGTAGAAGAAGGCGTGGTTGCCGGTGGTGGTGTTGCGCTTATCCGCGTTGCCCACAAACTGGCTGGCCTGAAAGGCGACAACGAAGACCAGACCGTGGGTATCAAAGTTGCACTGCGTGCAATGGAAGCGCCTCTGCGTCAGATCGTTATCAACGCCGGTGAAGAAGCGTCTGTTATCGCCAACAATGTGAAAGCGGGCGAAGGCAGCTACGGCTACAACGCCTACAGCGAAGAATACGGCGACATGATCGCAATGGGTATTCTGGATCCAACCAAAGTTACCCGTTCTGCACTGCAGTACGCCTCTTCTGTTGCCGGCCTGATGATCACCACCGAGTGCATGATTACCGACCTGCCAAAAGAAGATAAAGGCGATATGGGCGGCGCTGGCGGTATGGGTGGAATGGGCGGCATGGGCGGCATGATGTAATCATCCCCCGGCAGCTATTTTGCCTGTTCGGATGTGGCTGCGGCTGCATCCGGATTAAAAAGACCCAGTCCTTGCGGCTGGGTTTTTTTATGGCTGAATGTCGCCGAACGGGCGTTTTTTACCGCGCCTGCCTCTCTCGCTGCATGGCTTCAAGACGGTGGATTGGGAAATTTTTACCTTTATTTTGTGGTATTCAGTAAGATAAGTCTCATCCTCGCGCATAAATAACGTGTAAACTAGAGACGCGCTCTGCCACAAATTGTGTCGGATAATGCGTTGAATTCTGGGTAAACTCGGCAACGGATGCCTTAGATTGCGAAATGTTATCTGATAGGCGTTAAGTCATTCTCAAAACAAATGGGGAAAGAGATGCGGATTAAAATGTTGCTTGGCTTGTCGGCAGTGATGCTGCTGGCGGGTTGTAGCACAGCACATCAATTAAGCTCTGCCGGTCAGCAGGTGAAATTCACCGATGAAAAACCGAGCAGCCAGTGTCAGCCCCTCGGAACCGTAACCGGTGCTCAGAGCAACTGGTTCTCCGGTACCGCAGGTGACGGCAGCTCCATGCGCGGTGCGGCAAACGATCTGCGTAACAAGGCGGCGGACATGGGCGGCAACACCATTTATGGTGCCAACAGTCCTACGCAAAATATCTTCTCCAGCTTTGCGCCGCTGGACAGCAAGATGGTTGGACAGGTTTACAAGTGCCCGTAAGCGGCCAAAACCGTACTCTCTCGCCAATCGGCGACAGCCAATAAAAAAGGGATGCCATTGTGCATCCCTTTTGCTTATTGTGATCCCACGAGTACGTGTTACGACTGCGTAAGCCGCAGATCCAGCGGCGTCTTGCTTGGCTCGCCGCCGATTTCGCGGGCAAGCGTCGGCACCAGATAACCCGAAACCAGACTCAGCAATGCCTTGATCAGGGCGCGCGCTTCGTCATCGTTGACCATGAAGTGCGCCGCGCCCTGTACTTTGTCCAGCACGTGAATGTAGTAGGGCAGAATACCGGCATCGAACAGCGCATTGCTGAGCGTTGCCAGCGTCTGCGCATTGTCATTGACGCCCCGCAGCAGCACACTCTGGTTCAGCAGCGTCACACCCGCCTTTTTAAGGCGCGCCATGCTGGCTCGCAGCGCATCGTCAATCTCGTTGGCGTGGTTAATGTGCGTCACCATCAACACCTGCAATCTGGAGGCGGCAAGCCGCTGACACAAGCCCTCGGTGATGCGCGCCGGGATAACAACGGGCAAACGACTATGAATTCTCAGGCGTTTAATGTGTGAAATCCCCTCGAGTTCGCTGATAAGCCAGTCAAGCTCGTGGTCTTTCGCCATCAACGGGTCGCCGCCGGAGAAAATTATTTCATCCAGTTCTGGCTGAGTGCGGATATACTCCAGCGCCTGAGACCAGTTATTTTTGTTGCCCTGATTTTCCTGATAGGGAAAATGGCGTCTGAAGCAGTAGCGACAGTTAACCGCACAGCCGCCTTTGACCAGCAGCAGCGCACGATTGCGGTACTTGTGCAACAAGCCCGGCACCACGCTTTTTTGTTCATCAAGCGGGTCGGTGCCAAAGCCCGGTGCCGCGATAAACTCTTCGCGCGCGGTCAGGACCTGCAAAAGTAAAGGGTCTTGTGGATCGCCCGGCTGCATGCGTGCAACAAAAGCGCGTGGCACGCGCAACGGGAACAAACGACGGGCATCGCGGCCCTGCTGCAAATCTGCATGATCGTTAAGTGCCAGAAGAGTAAGCAGTTCGTCCGGGTCCGTAATTACATCGCCGAGTTGATACAACCAATCTTCTCTAAATGGCGTATTTAGGGTTACAATGTGTGCCATTTTTTTGGCTAAGCTACCAGTTTAAAATTTAGAGGGCCATTATGGCGACTTATTCTAGCAACGATTTCCGTCCGGGTCTTAAAATCATGTTCGAGAACGAGCCTTACGCGATCGAATCCAGTGAATTTGTAAAACCGGGCAAGGGTCAGGCTTTCGCACGCGTCAAGATGCGTCGTCTGCTGACCGGTTCTCGCGTAGAGAAAACCTTCAAGTCTACCGACTCCTGTGAAGGCGCGGACGTTGTTGATACCAACATGAACTACCTGTACAACGACGGCGAGTTCTTCCACTTCATGCACCCGGAATC
It encodes:
- the groL gene encoding chaperonin GroEL (60 kDa chaperone family; promotes refolding of misfolded polypeptides especially under stressful conditions; forms two stacked rings of heptamers to form a barrel-shaped 14mer; ends can be capped by GroES; misfolded proteins enter the barrel where they are refolded when GroES binds); this encodes MSAKDVKFGNDARVKMLNGVNILANAVKVTLGPKGRNVVLDKSFGAPTITKDGVSVAREIELEDKFENMGAQMVKEVASKANDAAGDGTTTATVLAQAIITEGLKAVAAGMNPMDVKRGIDKAVIAAVEELKALSVPCSDSKAIAQVGTISANSDETVGKLIAQAMEKVGKEGVITVEEGTGLIDELDVVEGMQFDRGYLSPYFINKPETGAVELESPFILLADKKISNIREMLPVLEAVAKAGKPLLIIAEDVEGEALATLVVNTMRGIVKVAAVKAPGFGDRRKAMLQDIATLTGGTVISEEIGMELEKATLEDMGQAKRVVINKDTTIIIDGIGDETTIQGRVTQIRQQIEEATSDYDKEKLQERVAKLAGGVAVLKVGAATEVEMKEKKARVEDALHATRAAVEEGVVAGGGVALIRVAHKLAGLKGDNEDQTVGIKVALRAMEAPLRQIVINAGEEASVIANNVKAGEGSYGYNAYSEEYGDMIAMGILDPTKVTRSALQYASSVAGLMITTECMITDLPKEDKGDMGGAGGMGGMGGMGGMM
- a CDS encoding DUF4156 domain-containing protein gives rise to the protein MRIKMLLGLSAVMLLAGCSTAHQLSSAGQQVKFTDEKPSSQCQPLGTVTGAQSNWFSGTAGDGSSMRGAANDLRNKAADMGGNTIYGANSPTQNIFSSFAPLDSKMVGQVYKCP
- the epmB gene encoding EF-P beta-lysylation protein EpmB, with product MAHIVTLNTPFREDWLYQLGDVITDPDELLTLLALNDHADLQQGRDARRLFPLRVPRAFVARMQPGDPQDPLLLQVLTAREEFIAAPGFGTDPLDEQKSVVPGLLHKYRNRALLLVKGGCAVNCRYCFRRHFPYQENQGNKNNWSQALEYIRTQPELDEIIFSGGDPLMAKDHELDWLISELEGISHIKRLRIHSRLPVVIPARITEGLCQRLAASRLQVLMVTHINHANEIDDALRASMARLKKAGVTLLNQSVLLRGVNDNAQTLATLSNALFDAGILPYYIHVLDKVQGAAHFMVNDDEARALIKALLSLVSGYLVPTLAREIGGEPSKTPLDLRLTQS